AGAATAGCTTATTTTTCCAAGAATCTTGTAATTCAAAGTATCAATATATTTAGATGAAACACCAACGCCCAATATTTTTCTCATTTTTTTATCATAAAAAACTATTGAATCCTCTTTAGAACCGTCTTTATTTAGTCCCTCCAATAGAAATAGATATTCTTCTTTCTTTAAAGAGTCTATTGCAGTTTTAATATTAAGATAGTAGCTCTTAGTCCCAATATGACGAATGCCTAAAAAGACCACTTTTTTACCTTTATAGTCTATCTCTTGTAAGTTTACCCTTTCATCTAGTACCCCTGCATTTCGTAGAAAAAAAGTACTAGAACAAGATATTAAACTAAATCCTGCAATAAATAAAATCATTATTTTTATACAAAAATGAGGCTCATAAAATGAACCTCTAAGCATCTTAATCATTCTATTTTAGTGTTTCGGATGATATCTACTAAACATTACAGCACCCCAAATTTAAAAACTTTATCTAAAACAGACCTCCTTTTTGACTTCATTTCTAAATATTTTACCAATTATTACTCTAACTAAGGTATCTTTGCACCTCAATAAAGATTTTTGCAAGTGATGAAATATGATGTAATATCCCACACCGATAAGAATGGGCTAGAATACCTATCGGTAACTAACGACGACAACCAAGTAAGAATATACACGCTAAAAAATGGTCTTAAAGTGTACCTCTCCAAAAATTCTGATGCTCCCAGAATACAAACTTATATCCCCGTAAGAACAGGAAGTAATAACGACCCCAAAGACAATACTGGTCTTGCCCACTATCTGGAGCATATGATGTTTAAAGGTACTTCTAAAATAGGTAGCCTTGACTGGGAAAAAGAACGACCTCTTTTACAGAAATTATCCGATTTGTTTGAGCAGCACAAAGCCACCCAAAACGAGGAAGAAAAAAAGCAAATTTACAAAGAGATAGACACTATTTCTCAAGAGGCAGCACAGTATGCTATCCCCAACGAATACGACAAAATTTTATCTTCTCTAGGGGCTTCTGGCACTAACGCCCACACTTGGCTAGACGAAACGGTGTATAAAAACAACATTCCGTCCAACGAGTTGGAAAAATGGTTTAAAGTAGAAAAAGAACGCTTTTCGGAGCTAGCTTTAAGGCTATTCCATACCGAGCTAGAGTCGGTTTATGAAGAGTTCAATAGAGCCCAAGATAACGATTTTAGATTGGTGCATTATGAAATTATGGACGCTCTTTTCCCTAATCACCCCAACGGGCAACAAACTACCCTCGGTAAAGCCGAACATCTAAAAAACCCGTCTATGGAAGCCTTACATAAGTATTTTAACGAATACTATGTTCCTAACAATTATGCCCTTATTTTGGTGGGAGATTTAGATTTTGAACCAACTATTGCTTTAGCTGAACGCTATTTTGGCACTTTTTATTTTAGAGAGTTGCCTCCAAAAACACCCATTATAGAGCAACCTATAAGCAACATTATTAAAAGAACTATTAAAAGTCCTTCTGCACCTAGACTTCAGATGGCGTGGCGTTCTCATAGCTATGGCACTCAAGAAGCTAGACTTACCGAGATATGCACTCAAATCCTTTCAAACAACGGCGAGGTAGGACTTATTGATTTAAACATCAATCAAAAACAAACCGCCTTAAGAGCATCGGCGTTTCATTCTCCATTTAAGTCTTACGGATTTTTATCTATCGTCATCGTTCCAAAAGAAAATCAAACTTTGGACGAAGCGAAGGATTTAATTCTATCTCAAATAGAAGCCTTGAAAAAAGGAGATTTCCCTGATTGGCTTATCCCTGCCATCATCAACGATATTAAAAAAGGAAGATTAAAACAACTAGAAACTGCCGATGGACTCGCCACACTCCTTTACGAAACCTTCATTAAAGAAAGAGAATGGAACGAAGAACTAAACGAACTCAATCTATACGAAACCATTACTAAAAAAGAAGTCATTAGTTTTGCCAACGAGTTTTTTGGCGAAAATTATGTGGTAGTTTATAAAGAAAGAGGCGAAAATGATAAACTCATACGCGTAGAAAACCCTAAAATAACGCCTATTAAAATCAATAAGGAAGCTCAATCTGAATTTTTAACGCAACTCCTCGCAGAGAAAACTCACGATATAGCTCCTATTTTTGCCGATTATTCTAAAGAAATATTAGAGGATAACCTCAATGGGATTAAACTAAGCTCCATTAAAAACACCCAAAACAACCTCGCTCAAATGAATTTTATTTTCCCTATGGGAACGGATAATGATAAAGAGCTAGGTTTGGTACTAGAAGTGTTGGAATATATGGGAACCGACCGCTATTCTCCCGAAGAAATAAAACAAGAGTTTTACAAAATAGGGGTTAATTACAGCTTCCAAGTTGGTACAGATAACATTAGCATTATGTTGGGCGGCTTGGAGGAAAATCTTGCTAAAGGAGTTGCACTAATGGTACATTGGCTAAGGAATATACAGCCTGATAACTCTATTTATCAAACTATGGTAGCCACCATCTTAGACGCTCGTGAAATAAGTAAAAAGGACAAAAACCAAATTACGAGAGCCTTAGTAAATTATGCTAAATATGGAGAAAACTCTCGTTTCCGAGATGTTATCACCAAAGAAAGGTTACAAACGGCTAAAGCGGAAGATTTTACACAAAGAACCCAAATATTGTTGGATTACCCTTATGAACTATTCTTCTATGGGCAAGATATTGAAGCGTTTAAATCAGCATTATTAGATATAGGTCTTACCAAAGGAAACCTTACGCCTCCAACTCCTAAAAACTACCCAGAGCCACTCACTAACCAAAACAAAGTCTATCTAGTAGATTATGATATGGTACAGGTGGAAATAATGAAGGTAGGACGAGGCGAAGAAATCAATCCTAAAAACTTTGGACGAATAAGCGTCTTTAATGAATATTTTGGGCGAGGTTTATCTTCTATTGTATTTCAGGAAATACGAGAATCTAAATCGTTGGCATATTCAGCTTATGTGTCTTACACCTACCCTAGCCAACTCAAAAAGTATGATTATGTAACGTCTTACCTTGGCACTCAAGCAGACAAAATGGAAATCGCTCTAAACTCTATAAACGAACTGATGAGCGAACTTCCACAAGTCAAGTCTCAATTCAATAATGCTAAAAGTTCTGCTCTGAAGCAAATTGCCTCACAAAGACTTACGAAGCAGAATTTATATTTCAATTATCTTGCGATGCAAAAATGGGGATATAGCTACGACATTAGAAAGGATATTTATGATGAGATAAACTCGCTTAGTTTAGACGATTTAACTGATTTTTATAATCAAAACATAAAACCGATACCGTACCACACCGCCATTATAGGACAAGCCAAAAGCCTTGACTTAAATTATCTAAAAAGTTTAGGAGCAGTACGGGAGTTAAGTATAGAAGATTTATTCGGTTATTAAAAACAAGAAAAAAGTCAGACAAGTTGTCTGACTTTTTCTATTTTGAAAGAAATTATACTCTTATTTTATAATTTTCATTTCGTCTAAAAGCCATTTGGCATTAGCGAATTTATCAACGATAAATAGGATATACTTAGTATCCACCATGATATTTCTACTGAATTTAGGGTCGTAATTGATGTCGCTCATCGTACCTTCCCATTGGCGGTCAAAATTAAGTCCTATCAAATTACCATAAGCGTCTAATGCTGGGCTTCCAGAGTTACCTCCTGTAGTATGATTAGTTGCTGTAAAATTAACTGGAACCTCTCCTGTTTCATCTTTGTAAATGCCATAATCTTTGTTTTGATAAAGATTGATAAGACGAGCAGGAACATCAAATTCATAATCTCCTGGGATATATTTCTCCATAATTCCAGAGGTATGAGTTTTATAACCATAATATACGGCATCTCTAGGGTTAGAACCTTGCACCGTTCCGTAAGTTACCCTAAGTGTAGAATTGGCATCTGGGAAGAATTTTCTATCCTTATCCGTTGCCATTTGCTGCGCCATAAAGGTTTTAAGCTGAGCATCTATTTGTGTTTGATATTCATTAAACTTAGTCTGAGTTCCCTGTACATAAGTTGTTTGCAACATAGCTAACACTCCTAAAAGGGGGTCAGAATTAAGCTCTTTTACTAAAGCTTCTTTATTTTGGAATACCTTGTCTAAGTCAGAAGTTACATAAGCTCCATTAAGTGCTTTTCTTCCTGTAATTACCGAGTTTTTACTCCATTCTTCTATAACTTTAAGATTGGCTTCTTCATTTTTAAATTCTTCAAACCCTTTAGGAAGAAATTCCGCAGGTGTTTTATTAGTATACAAAGCCAGTAATTTAGCTGTTACTTTAGCATCTAGTGTACCATCGTAATCTTTATAAAAAGATTTTAAATTCTCAAAAAACTTAGGCTCCATATTCTTGCCTTTTTCTACATTGAACAGATAATCTAGATAGCGGTTAGCTAGATTAAGTGTTTCTGCATTCCTTAAAAGTTCGTTATAATACGCTCTATTCAATGCATAGGCAGATTGCTCTGTATAAAGTCTATTAAGCTCATCTATAGTTTTCTTTATTTCAGGGTTCTTTTTGATGAGTTCTGCTTCATACACTCGTTTTTTATCTACCGCTTTAGACTTTTTAAGCCCTTCCACTTCGCCTATCCATTTTTTCCAATAGTTGGCTACCGAGGCATATTTAGAAGCATACTTAATCCTTGTTGCATCATCTACACGCATTTTTTCATCCAAAGTTTTAAGAGCGACCTCTCTCATAGAAATCATTGCAGGGTCTATCTCTTTCATGATTTTTTCCACAGCGATAGATGGTAGGTACTCCTGTGTTCTCCCTGGAAAACCGAATACAAAAGTAAAATCGTTTTCTTTTTTATCCTTGATAGAAATTGGTAAAAAATGCTTTGGTTTGTACGGAATGTTATCTTTAGAATATTCTGCAGGCTTGTTATTCTTGTCTGCATAAACACGGAACATCGAGAAATCTCCCGTATGTCTAGG
The genomic region above belongs to Riemerella anatipestifer and contains:
- a CDS encoding M16 family metallopeptidase; protein product: MKYDVISHTDKNGLEYLSVTNDDNQVRIYTLKNGLKVYLSKNSDAPRIQTYIPVRTGSNNDPKDNTGLAHYLEHMMFKGTSKIGSLDWEKERPLLQKLSDLFEQHKATQNEEEKKQIYKEIDTISQEAAQYAIPNEYDKILSSLGASGTNAHTWLDETVYKNNIPSNELEKWFKVEKERFSELALRLFHTELESVYEEFNRAQDNDFRLVHYEIMDALFPNHPNGQQTTLGKAEHLKNPSMEALHKYFNEYYVPNNYALILVGDLDFEPTIALAERYFGTFYFRELPPKTPIIEQPISNIIKRTIKSPSAPRLQMAWRSHSYGTQEARLTEICTQILSNNGEVGLIDLNINQKQTALRASAFHSPFKSYGFLSIVIVPKENQTLDEAKDLILSQIEALKKGDFPDWLIPAIINDIKKGRLKQLETADGLATLLYETFIKEREWNEELNELNLYETITKKEVISFANEFFGENYVVVYKERGENDKLIRVENPKITPIKINKEAQSEFLTQLLAEKTHDIAPIFADYSKEILEDNLNGIKLSSIKNTQNNLAQMNFIFPMGTDNDKELGLVLEVLEYMGTDRYSPEEIKQEFYKIGVNYSFQVGTDNISIMLGGLEENLAKGVALMVHWLRNIQPDNSIYQTMVATILDAREISKKDKNQITRALVNYAKYGENSRFRDVITKERLQTAKAEDFTQRTQILLDYPYELFFYGQDIEAFKSALLDIGLTKGNLTPPTPKNYPEPLTNQNKVYLVDYDMVQVEIMKVGRGEEINPKNFGRISVFNEYFGRGLSSIVFQEIRESKSLAYSAYVSYTYPSQLKKYDYVTSYLGTQADKMEIALNSINELMSELPQVKSQFNNAKSSALKQIASQRLTKQNLYFNYLAMQKWGYSYDIRKDIYDEINSLSLDDLTDFYNQNIKPIPYHTAIIGQAKSLDLNYLKSLGAVRELSIEDLFGY
- a CDS encoding S46 family peptidase, whose amino-acid sequence is MIKKPLILSAVVLPAVMAFAQQYGGMWMPTELNEKEMKELGMKISAKDIFNPEKPSIKDAVVQFNGGCTAEVISPKGLILTNHHCGYGQIQSHSSVEKDYLKDGFWAKNMGEELPNPGVTVDFIVDIKNVTNEVLKGNPNLSEQNIKDNIEALKKSFKLEPYQHIVVKPVYYGNQYYAYVIETFKDVRLVGAPPSSIGKFGSDTDNWVWPRHTGDFSMFRVYADKNNKPAEYSKDNIPYKPKHFLPISIKDKKENDFTFVFGFPGRTQEYLPSIAVEKIMKEIDPAMISMREVALKTLDEKMRVDDATRIKYASKYASVANYWKKWIGEVEGLKKSKAVDKKRVYEAELIKKNPEIKKTIDELNRLYTEQSAYALNRAYYNELLRNAETLNLANRYLDYLFNVEKGKNMEPKFFENLKSFYKDYDGTLDAKVTAKLLALYTNKTPAEFLPKGFEEFKNEEANLKVIEEWSKNSVITGRKALNGAYVTSDLDKVFQNKEALVKELNSDPLLGVLAMLQTTYVQGTQTKFNEYQTQIDAQLKTFMAQQMATDKDRKFFPDANSTLRVTYGTVQGSNPRDAVYYGYKTHTSGIMEKYIPGDYEFDVPARLINLYQNKDYGIYKDETGEVPVNFTATNHTTGGNSGSPALDAYGNLIGLNFDRQWEGTMSDINYDPKFSRNIMVDTKYILFIVDKFANAKWLLDEMKIIK